A genomic region of Anas platyrhynchos isolate ZD024472 breed Pekin duck chromosome 9, IASCAAS_PekinDuck_T2T, whole genome shotgun sequence contains the following coding sequences:
- the LOC110354299 gene encoding transcription factor HES-4 isoform X2: MLILGYKYSRGAEERQRACRDRERPTARVPPPRPCPHSVPGRPGWITMTAAATAGGVHKLSSTKEERKLRKPLIERKRRERINNCLDQLKETVVGAFHLDSKLEKADILEMTVKHLQNIQNSKLMADSKVGLEAQQRYSTGYIQCMHEVHNLLLTCEWMDKTLGARLLNHLLKSLPRSGEDTCKAALRSSSPSQQPLLTPKTPLGPKGNTPSTNPSQEHFYPVENKQAFKNSFQLPLLSVFSQVDAVPPRQVLQLNFSHNNPSMGSLDMWRPW; encoded by the exons ATGCTAATTCTGGGTTATAAATacagcagaggagcagaggagaggcagagagcCTGTAGGGACAGGGAGCGACCTACTGCCCGAGTGCCTCCTCCACGTCCCTGTCCTCACAGCGTGCCAGGGCGGCCAGGCTGGATTACAATGACTGCCGCAGCCACAGCCGGCGGCGTGCACAAGCTCTCCAGCAccaaggaggaaaggaag CTAAGGAAGCCTCTCATTGAGCGGAAGCGAAGGGAAAGGATCAATAACTGCTTGGACCAACTGAAAGAGACCGTTGTGGGTGCGTTTCACCTGGAT TCTAAACTCGAAAAAGCAGACATCCTCGAAATGACAGTCAAACACCTTCAGAACATCCAAAACAGCAAGTTGATGG CTGATTCCAAAGTGGGCCTTGAAGCTCAGCAGAGGTACAGCACTGGATACATTCAGTGCATGCACGAGGTCCACAACCTTCTCCTCACCTGCGAGTGGATGGACAAGACACTTGGGGCCCGTCTGTTAAACCACCTGCTGAAATCTTTACCGAGGTCTGGTGAAGACACCTGCAAAGCAGCATTAAGATCTTCGAGCCCATCTCAGCAGCCTCTCTTGACGCCAAAAACCCCACTGGGCCCTAAGGGGAACACTCCCAGCACAAATCCATCTCAGGAGCACTTCTACCCAGTGGAGAACAAACAGGCTTTCAAAAATTCATTCCAGCTGCCCTTGCTGTCGGTTTTCAGCCAGGTCGATGCTGTGCCTCCCAGACAGGTCCTGCAGCTGAATTTTTCCCATAATAACCCTAGTATGGGGTCATTAGATATGTGGAGACCATggtaa
- the LOC110354299 gene encoding transcription factor HES-4 isoform X1, producing MLILGYKYSRGAEERQRACRDRERPTARVPPPRPCPHSVPGRPGWITMTAAATAGGVHKLSSTKEERKLRKPLIERKRRERINNCLDQLKETVVGAFHLDQSKLEKADILEMTVKHLQNIQNSKLMADSKVGLEAQQRYSTGYIQCMHEVHNLLLTCEWMDKTLGARLLNHLLKSLPRSGEDTCKAALRSSSPSQQPLLTPKTPLGPKGNTPSTNPSQEHFYPVENKQAFKNSFQLPLLSVFSQVDAVPPRQVLQLNFSHNNPSMGSLDMWRPW from the exons ATGCTAATTCTGGGTTATAAATacagcagaggagcagaggagaggcagagagcCTGTAGGGACAGGGAGCGACCTACTGCCCGAGTGCCTCCTCCACGTCCCTGTCCTCACAGCGTGCCAGGGCGGCCAGGCTGGATTACAATGACTGCCGCAGCCACAGCCGGCGGCGTGCACAAGCTCTCCAGCAccaaggaggaaaggaag CTAAGGAAGCCTCTCATTGAGCGGAAGCGAAGGGAAAGGATCAATAACTGCTTGGACCAACTGAAAGAGACCGTTGTGGGTGCGTTTCACCTGGAT CAGTCTAAACTCGAAAAAGCAGACATCCTCGAAATGACAGTCAAACACCTTCAGAACATCCAAAACAGCAAGTTGATGG CTGATTCCAAAGTGGGCCTTGAAGCTCAGCAGAGGTACAGCACTGGATACATTCAGTGCATGCACGAGGTCCACAACCTTCTCCTCACCTGCGAGTGGATGGACAAGACACTTGGGGCCCGTCTGTTAAACCACCTGCTGAAATCTTTACCGAGGTCTGGTGAAGACACCTGCAAAGCAGCATTAAGATCTTCGAGCCCATCTCAGCAGCCTCTCTTGACGCCAAAAACCCCACTGGGCCCTAAGGGGAACACTCCCAGCACAAATCCATCTCAGGAGCACTTCTACCCAGTGGAGAACAAACAGGCTTTCAAAAATTCATTCCAGCTGCCCTTGCTGTCGGTTTTCAGCCAGGTCGATGCTGTGCCTCCCAGACAGGTCCTGCAGCTGAATTTTTCCCATAATAACCCTAGTATGGGGTCATTAGATATGTGGAGACCATggtaa